The following nucleotide sequence is from uncultured Draconibacterium sp..
TTCTGGCACAAAAATTCGACACAAAAGACTACGCCATGTTAATGGTGAGCGAATCGCTGAAAATTGGCGTGGTAACAACCCACATTCCTATTTCAAAGGTGCCTGAAAGCCTGAATAAAGACATAATCCTTTCAAAGATCAGGATCATAGCCAAATCACTTCAGCAAGACTTTGCCATTACCAAACCGCGAATTGCCGTTTTTGGATTAAATCCACATGCCGGCGACAACGGATTGATTGGCAGTGAAGACAAAGAAATAATTCTACCGGCTGTTATTCAGGCTAAAAAAGAAGGGATTATGGCCTTAGGTCCCTACCCTGCTGATGGATTTTTTGGATCGGAAGATTACCGGAAATTTGATGCCATTCTGGCCATGTACCACGACCAGGGCTTAATTCCGTTTAAGCTGGCCTCGTTCGAACGTGGCGTGAACTACACCGCCGGACTTCCTGCCATCCGCACATCGCCGGCGCATGGTACTGCTTACGCAATTGCCGGAGAAGGCAAAGCATCACCCGAATCATTCCGCCAGGCTTTGTACCTTGCCATTGATGTTTATAAAAACCGAAGTATTTACAGCGAGATCAGTAAAAATCCGCTGAGAAGATACGACATTAACCCCAACCAGGTTGATGAAAGTGTTGATATTGAAGCATCTGAAGAGGAAGACACATTATAAAAAAGCTTTGACATGTACGAATTCATTAAGGGTAACATTGCCGAAATTAGCGCAACACATGTTGTAGTAGAAACTTCCGGCGTTGGCTACTTTGTTCATATTTCGTTGAACACTTACAGCGCACTAAACGGAAAAAAGGAAGTGAAAGTTTATTTACACCAGGTGGTTCGCGAAGATGCTCATACATTGTATGGTTTTGCCACCACCACCGAACGCGAATTATTTCGCAACCTGATTTCGGTGAATGGAGTTGGGTCCAGCACGGCAAACATGATGCTTTCGTCGTTAAATCCTGATGAATTAAAAGCAGCAGTAACAACCGAAAATGTGGCGGTACTAAAAGCCGTAAAAGGCATCGGAGCAAAAACGGCACAACGTATCATAATTGATTTAAAAGATAAACTCGGAAAAATACCCGATTCAGGGCAAATTTTACCTGCTGCAGACAATACTATCAGGAATGAATCGTTATCTGCATTAGTCATGCTTGGTTTTGCAAAGAAAGATGCAGAAAAGATAGTAACGAAGATACTTCAGGAACAACCTGACACAAACGTTGAAAGCGTTATAAAACAAGCATTGAAAAGGTTATAAAATTTACCGTTTTCGAAAAAGAAAACCTAACAGGAAATAGCAACCATTTTTTTCGAAAAGCCTTTGTTGTAGTAATTTTAATGAAATGACACTTAGCCGAAGTTTACCTAAAATATTCTTCATTCTATTTGTATTTTTTGCCCTTTCAGTTCCTTTCAACGGAGAAGCTCAGGAAGTGCCTGAAATAGATACAGCTGGCACATTGCCATACCCTTTCGAAGACCAGCCGGCTTTTGGATATCCTTCTCAGGATTCCTCGAAATTATACCTCAACAAGCCCAGCAACATAAAATATGAAATTGAGTACGACCCGATTACAGGTCAGTACGTATTTTACGAAAAGGTGGGATCGCTGAATTACCGTTTGCCGCAAAGTATGTCACTCAACGATTACCTCGAGTATGATTTCGATAAATCGATTCACGATTACTGGCGAATGAGAACACAGCAGGAATCAATCGATTCCCGTGGCGGACTGCTGCCAAAACTCACAATTGGCAGCGAGGCGTTTAACCGTATTTTCGGAGGAAACACCATCAATATCCAGCCACAGGGTTATGTTGAAGTAAGCTTTGGCTACCAGGTAAATAAAACCGATAACCCGTCGATTCCTGAACGATTGCGAAAAGTTCCTACTTTCGATTTCGACGAGAAAATTCAGATGAACGTTACCGGCCAAATCGGGACAAAAATGAATATGCGGGTGAATTACAACACCGAGGCTACTTTTGATTACGAAAACAAAATGAACCTTGAGTACACCGGCGATGAAGATGAAATTCTACAACGTATTGAAGCCGGTAATGTGTCGTTGCCATTAAATGGGTCATTAATAACCGGAGCCTCCAACCTGTTTGGAGTTAAAGCCGAAATGCAGTTTGGGAAGCTTACACTTACCACGCTGTTTTCGCAACACCGCGGCGAATCGAAAACCGTGGAAACCGAAGGAGGTGCCCAGGTGGCCACTTTCGATATTTCAGCAGCCAATTACGATGCCAACCGCCACTTTTTCCTGGCACAATATTTCCGCGATCATTACAACGAATGGTTGCAAAGTACTGCTATTCCACGTTCGCCCATCACCATTAACAAAGTAGAAGTTTGGGTAACCAACAAATCAAACGATTTTGATGATTCGCGAAACGTTCTGGCCTTTCAGGATTTAGCCGAACACGACCCGCATATATATAATACTATTCCGCAGTTTCAGCAAAATAACGGGCTGCCCTACCCTCAAAATGTATTCCCAAGCAACAATGCCAATAGCCTTTACAACGAAATGAACACCACCTACAGCGATGTTCGTCAGATACAGAACATTACAAACGTAATGTCCCAGTTTCAGGATGATTTTAAAGGTGGAACCGACTTTGAAAAAATTGAGCAGGCACGAAAACTGAACGATAGCGAATTTTCCATCAACAAACAATTGGGATATATTTCGTTAAACAGTGCTTTAAATACTGATGAAGTTTTGGCAGTAGCCTTTAACTTTACCTATAATGGGCAAACATTTCAGGTGGGTGAGTTCTCAACCGACGGTATTGATGCGCCGCAAACACTTTTTATGAAACTGCTGAAAGGCACCAACTTGTCGCCGGGAAAACCAACCTGGGACCTGATGATGAAAAACATTTATAACCTTAGAGCCTACCAGTTAACCAGCGACGATTTTGAGCTGAATGTGGTTTACCAAAACGATTCTACCGGAACCTACATTAATTACCTGCCCGATTCACGCATTGAGGGTCACATCCTTCTAGAAGTAATGCGTTTGGACATGCTCAATTCGCAGCTCGATCCAACAAAAGACGGGGTGTTCGACTATGTTGAAGGAATTACTGTTAACTCCAACTCGGGGCGTATTATTTTCCCGGTGGTTGAACCATTTGGCAGTCATCTGGCCGATTCCCTTCAAAATCAGTCCGACATTGAGCAATTCACTTTCCAAACGCTATACGATTCTACCCAGGTAAAAGCAGAACAAGATGCCGAGCACAATAAATTCCGGCTTACCGGTAGCTACAAAGGTTCGTCAAGTTCTGATATTGCGCTGGGAACTTTAAACCTTACGCAAGGGTCAGTTACTGTTACCGCCGGCGGACAGGTGCTTTCCGAAAATGTTGATTATACGGTTGACTATACGCTGGGCCGGGTAAAAATTATTAACCAGGCACTTTTGGAAGCCGGAACGCCGATTCAGGTTGCAACCGAAAGCGAAGACCTGTTTACCATGCAACGCAAAACCCTGATGGGAACACATGCCAACTATGCTTTCTCTGATAATTTTAACATCGGAGCAACCATGTTGTGGATGAACGAACGCCCCTTAACCGAGAAAGTGGACTATGGTGAAGATCCGATATCGAACCTGATTTACGGATTGGATGCCCGCTACAACACCGAAGCGCCATTTATCACCAAAGCATTAGACGCACTGCCGTTTTATAGTACAACCGCCACTTCATCAATTGATGTAGAGGCAGAATTTGCACAACTGGTTCCGGGAAGCTCTAAATCGATTGACGGAGCTGTTTATGTTGATGATTTTGAATCAACAAAAACAGCCATCGACATGCGAACCCGCTCGGCGTGGATGCTGGCCAGCACGCCTCAAAACCAGGATAATATGTTCCCGGAAGCCAATCTGAGTAACTCGCTCGAGTATGGTATGAACCGTGCAAAGCTGGCTTGGTACAATATCGATCCCTTGTTTTTAAGAAACAATTCGCTTACTCCCGATCATATAAAAGATGACCAGAAAGGCAGAGACATGCAGTCAAATCATTTAGTGCGCGAGGTGTTCGAACAAG
It contains:
- the pdxA gene encoding 4-hydroxythreonine-4-phosphate dehydrogenase PdxA, with translation MAKQDTIRIGITHGDINGIGYEVILKTLSDPRILEMCTPVVYGSPKVAAYHRKALDINDVSFNHIRSTKELLPRKANIINCVDENIRVELGKSTTEAGVSSFEALDRATSDLQKGYIDALITAPINKDNIQSEEFNFPGHTEFLAQKFDTKDYAMLMVSESLKIGVVTTHIPISKVPESLNKDIILSKIRIIAKSLQQDFAITKPRIAVFGLNPHAGDNGLIGSEDKEIILPAVIQAKKEGIMALGPYPADGFFGSEDYRKFDAILAMYHDQGLIPFKLASFERGVNYTAGLPAIRTSPAHGTAYAIAGEGKASPESFRQALYLAIDVYKNRSIYSEISKNPLRRYDINPNQVDESVDIEASEEEDTL
- the ruvA gene encoding Holliday junction branch migration protein RuvA, with translation MYEFIKGNIAEISATHVVVETSGVGYFVHISLNTYSALNGKKEVKVYLHQVVREDAHTLYGFATTTERELFRNLISVNGVGSSTANMMLSSLNPDELKAAVTTENVAVLKAVKGIGAKTAQRIIIDLKDKLGKIPDSGQILPAADNTIRNESLSALVMLGFAKKDAEKIVTKILQEQPDTNVESVIKQALKRL